The sequence agttagcgcAGTTACTGCAGGACTTGGAAGCCAAAcgtatcatattcctttttttttttttttttttttttttttgcatttcagacacaaagctattctgctggctgaaaaatggtctaatcgctataagcaaccacagcaataatcagctggatcactccattgggcttcatgataataagactagagctgcagttaacctaatgaagctgagggtgttatgtatgttataatataactgataaagcgaaaccagttatcagttttcataatgttaacCTAACGAAGCCGAGGgtgttatgtgtaatgtatgttataatataactaattaagcgaaaccagttatcagttttcataatgttttcctctgatgcaggagtctttctggcatcttttcttttttatttgcttttttcttcatctgaaattttactgttttgttgtttgtttgttttttgcatgggtcctttcttggagcttgaacacgagaaaacatatttgtcaattggcaaAAAAAGGGAGCATccatcaaatggtaagcaattaatatttaatcaatcaaaagacacaggggatggggaggaaaagccggctttgatgggcagtcatgtattatagtacccgcaccacgccagagacagacggGGATAAAGGACTGAAGAGcggagagcatttcttttggtgaacaaaggtgtgggcaaagggcaagcgttggctttatattgggtgctgtccgacggtaacgcttgccagcaccgcataatgaaaatgcctacctgtaccctcctagcattataatcattcTAAATAGAGACGGCTCtatggtggccctgggttgttcctctccctacacagatctccattactattattacacattttatcccgtctacacttaaggacagtctattctgtcctcaatgtggatctgaaaccaaaaatgaactgctgcctacctctcaaatccctaaagagggaattaaggagttaacacatattatatgtgtttatccgtaagtctctgcttccattggaaactctgcaggtttttgaattccggacagcgCTGATTcatattcaatttctttgtagtacatggtgctaattaacgcccagcagtaatagccgtgtaagACCTCACGCATGCACCTTACGCTTACGctgctcatggcttcctttttattgactttcaactccgtaatctgactctttatctgttgttaaaagtggtggcaagaaacccaatcctatttcagttatctggctgtaatcatcgacctgaccgctgtccagtcctgttctctggtgacctgacaccactcctgcgtaattcgcctgctacccttgccgaaTGGCCGGACGCGACTcctgcgagttacctacagccattggtaagtgacctcactacggaccaaatgttttaaaaccccttctgctcggttaagataacttCTGCGACccattcctgttatttgcctttttaagggaacatacacggaacaagcataaagccaccttgaagctaaaacaagaccaagaactgtctcaggacacacgggcagcctCGATGGACTTCGGtggttctgctgtgcggaaacgttggcgatcttccacattatctgctcttctgccatgtatgtattgatttttgtatgatttattttgcttattgtAGAATCACTTGTTCCCtttcctgtttattttatttgaacgcacctcaatactTATATATCTTAGCTGCTGCCgtattctaaatttccttggTTATAGCCCTTGGAAAGTGCTCTAAGTCCATTCGTGTTCATTGTGTACTACAACCTTTACCATCTTTCCACTGGATCTGAAGAATTAAAAATTCAAAGAATTCTAAATAGAAACTCACACGTGTATCCGCACTCATCATACTACGGTCATTTGACTGCATCTCTCCACAAGCCACCGGActcctcctgtctttattaagtggctatatttctaaataataccgtatttgctcgattataagacgaggttttttccagagcaaatgctctgaaaaatacccctcgtcttataatcggggtcgtcttctcagaccccccaaaaaatgtctgctgcggccatgctgcttaccggtcgcgagcagcgtctcttctgttagaagcaggaggacaggaagcttgcagcgtcctcacagagctctatctccccctccctcctctgggggcggggccagagaagttgctctacagccggtcccctgcagaagtcttcgagtgagagatctgcagttcaggtaagggggtgggggagggtttttgggtaagtatgtgtgattaatgtgtgtttaatgtgtgaagtatgtgtgattaatggaatgaatgagtatttaaatgtgtttgtgtgtgatagcatggatgtgtaaggggggtgggggttgtagcatggcatagggaggctgtaatcccactactatcatccccaggttccagcatgtattggctgccttggcttgataggagtgtgattgctgttagcagtttgatatatatatatatcaaactgctaacagcaatcacactcctatcaagccaaggcagccagtacatgctgggttaaaaggcatatcatggggctgagtggcatatagggggttaaaatgcatttctggacctccagaaatgcattttaaccccctatatgccactcagccccatgatatgcctatatacctccagaaatgcattttaaccccctatatgccactcagccccatgatatgccttttaaccccctatatgccagagtggcatataggggtataaggcatatcatggggcagagtggcaaataggggggtataaagcatttctgggggcagagtggcataactggggggggcaggttggcaaataaaaggaaatttaaaaaatatatttttctcaatcatagcttttattaaacatgaaaaaataatttacatgaattaatatttactggtaaaacttttttcctatagggtcgtcttatattcaggctttttgtttttttcctaaattaatattttgattttggggggtcgtcttataatcggggtcgtcttataatcgagcaaatacggtatttcattgcgcttatttttttgtaaagtattGTTCCTGGATGCATGGAATTTATCACGGGAAATGTTGTTAATCAGTGACATGTAATACGAGAAGTCTGGTAGAATACACTGTTTAAATTTACCTTTAAAAACGAGGCTATAAATTGTATAATTATAACCACTTATATTTCAATTAACATTAATACATATGAAAAGCAGGTAACACTGCACAATTCTCCGTAAAACAGGTAAATTCTATAATCTCTTATTTTTGGTGAATTTTACAATTCCAAGCATTTTGCCTATTAAACTCTACATGCAGCATctagtgaaaaaaaacctttgatgTATGATGCCAGGACACAGGGGATCCATGAGTGACTGTGGGAGGGCTAGAACCATAATTGTGTTATCTCTATGCTGTCAAGCAGTTGCTACAGACCAAAATGTTCACTTATAATCGTGATTGTCTAATTCAATGGAACAAAAGCATGactctgttttctgttttacagCTGTCAGTGACAACTACCATCAATCCCAGGCAGACACTAGCTAAATACCATCGAAAACGCACTTCACAGCTGCTACAACTCTTACCAATCACACTATCAAACAAATGCCTGCAGCtgttgaggggaaaaaaaaaaacaccttggggtccctgcagcttcataagCCAGCAAGGTTCAACCATCCTCTCATCGCCATTCAGAATAAAACAGCGAGAAGTTGGAGGTAGGCCCCGCCCCCACGAAATTGCCGTGGTCAGGaacgttctgcgcatgcgcggacTTCCGGTTccacgcatgcgcagtaggaggtgccccacttccggtttcgccCAGGTcagttctgcgcatgcgccgattTCCTGgtttgcgcatgcgcagtaggaggtgccccacttccggtttcggccaggtcagttctgcgcatgcgcagactTCCGGttttgcgcatgcgcagtaagaGGTTGGGCACTTCCGGTTTCGGGCCCATTTCCGGTTTCATTCCCCATTTCCGGTTTCGGGCCCgctccgttctgcgcatgcgcactaGGATGACGGTCACTTCCGGTTtcgtgccccacttccggtttggcgccatatagctgccatTCCGCTGGTGAGCTCTTGGTTTTGACTGTCACGTAACTGCCTGCTGCCTGTGCTGCATTGGGTTTCTACCACATGGCCTTTATattaaatccgttctgcatccatcaaaagcatagtataaggatattgcatttcactgATTTTCTCAAATATCTGTTGCCTCTGTGGAAAGTGCgctgtaacatacatacatgtggtggtttgcagtgcgatcatcaGCCGCAGCAGAAACGATTTTAAGAGAGgcctcttcaactttatagccgccatgcctgccgtaagcattcttgtgttgcctttttttctacttaatcgaaagtTTAGACATTGGGGGATATGCTAAGACATGTGTGCTTGGTAGTggctatatcacacgaccagataCTATTTTCaagagccgctcgctgccagatgcttttctagttattatagtaagctaaaacgtttgttttatgtttgttttcttcttttgccctCTGTGGCATGTCATGAGTGAAGATACACGTCTCTTAAATCAGCCTGTCcgtttattaactttattttatctgtgccaaggagacgctgagtttgtaagccCAGGAGCTTAgtgagaatgttgcatttaagtgtttatatgtatatatatgtgtgtgtgtatatgtatatatatgtgtgtgtgtgtatatgtatatatatgtgtgtgtgtgtatatgtatatatgtgtgtgtgtgtatatgtatatatatgtgtgtgtgtgtatatgtatatatatgtgtgtgtgtgtatatgtatatatatgtgtgtgtgtgtatatgtatatatatgtgtgtgtgtgtatatgtatatatatatgtgtgtgtgtgtgtatatgtatgtatatgtgtgtgtgtatatatatgtatgtatgtatgtgtgtgtgtgtatatacacacatatgtatatatatatataatatgtgtaggaGTAGCCATGTTGACCTGAATCATCTCCCCTTAAGTTATTCCtcctcccttttgggaagtacatgtaggtcatgacatgctgtctaagagaaaaaaaatagaggcctacaaggcagagatctgttctgctgggtttgccaccttttgccaggGTTCTTGACTGGCTCTTATTTTTAAACCCCATATCTCCAAAAACAAGTTtatgcaaagcaggatctatgggcaatttttgtCATGgtttaatgatggtaaaaactgtagctgtgtgtgtgtctgtgtatatttatatatatatatgtgtgtgtgtgtgtggaaactttagctacagctaacatagtcttgaacaaggctaaataactggacatacaagatggatttcTCATGTCTAGCAGCTACTGTTGTTCTGTAGGATCATGTCTCTGTATATCatcaagctggtaagtgctattggggctcgggtatgtttttgtatgactaggacttcaagccacaaacactgatgaattacatcaattctacaatgagccggtgaacaaaatctcggccagattgataactactggaagagtttgactgtgggtattgttgctgtgatcgtggtgatataaacaggttttgagcctaagagacaattacttattttctcagtaatgttccatttaatgtataaaatatcacaaggtataatacgttccccacatagattgtttccccccccccccacgtttAAGATaggcaacttggacaacaggataGCAAATGCAcatcagctgctcacgcaagatgttgagaggttttgtaacagcgtggtgaaccagtattcaaacttaagcaaggtgagtttcctcatggctcttctagttgtgagtgttttgttaccttttttttttgtttgtgctgggtacttcaaaaataggctatggtcctttatgctcttactgtatttctttcacaaggaaaataattataaagttaatgtagctaccatttatattaccagtatattacttacactgtgagatttacagacaggggcctcctttacaaatgtatccatagctttTGTACCCCAATAAAGTTGTCTGTAGACTGCTGTACTTTCATgactacatttacattttatatagcaccaacagatttggtagagctgttacaatagggtaccgtaaaagtaaatacaacttacaaatgaacatacattaaatatactggtaccgaagcTGACAATCTATTGGCTACACgtattatgcctccccttttattatgctgttatttatcaataaaatttacatacatgcatacgctgttcttgtgaataacatgtaatcatttgccattgTGGTCTGGATTTACCCAAGGTGCACTTTGCAGTGTTGAACAAAATACCGTCTTtccacgttaactagtggcttgctttcctattctcctgtattatacatatttcccattattgttgcgggtatacagagttgttatatagtattgtgagtttcatttgttatttttttttcttcagctatttttggatatcgttctgtatattgtcaagctgacaaatgctcaggtaagtttttgtatgactagggcttctttaacaacacaagtcacgaatattgatgaattacatcaattgtgcaaagagcagagggccaaaatcccggtcagattgaacagttagactgtggttattactgctgtggtcatcgtgatataaccaggtctcccccccccccccccccacacacacactcacactcatgttatctgaatttttcataatgtagaaaatcagccaggacaaatcattcttcacatgctgatatatatttttttttacttgcatccgagtcaaaaaattatattatacgcacatggattatttttaagagtttagaaacatagaaagtgacggcagataagaaccagaaggcccatccagtctgcccaacctctgagtactctcctttagtacttgcccttatcctatatctagcttggcattatgcctatcccacgcttgcttaaatgactatactgtattaacatctaccacttccactgggaggctattccatgcgtccactaccctttccgtaaagtaatattttctgatgttaccattaaacctttgcccctctagtttatgcttgtgtcctcttgttgcggttttatttctccttttaaataaactttcttcctttactttgttgattccctttaagtattgaaATGTTTCAAATCATGTCCCCCCTgccccgtcttttttccaggctatataggttaagatcctttaacctgtcctggtaaggtttattttgtaatccataaaccattttaaggagcccttctctgaactttctccaacatatctatatccttctggagatacggtctccagtactgtacacaatactccaagtgagatctcaccagtgatctgtacaacggcatgagcacttccctctttctactgctaatacctctccttatacaaccaagcattctgctagcattacctgctgctctactgcattgtctacctacctttaaatcctcagaaataattacccctaaatccctttcctcacacgttgaggtgttttttttaatggtatgttgattatttttttattctttcaagtaaccttagtaactctttctttctttctttctttctttctttctttctttctttctttctttctttctttctttctttctttctttctttctttctttctttctttctttctttctttctttctttctttctttctttctttctttctttctttccatgcatatatagGGACCAGCCAGCATGATGGCTTACCTACTCGTAGCTGACCTTTTCCTTACACACCTTAGAAGGGGGGGGGtttgagcaaatcgtgtaacatagaaatgcgcttgatgaaggcatgcactaagtatgcaataaattgaatgtgtgtaaatccttccccaaagtctctactctactgtgcttaatgtcatcctggcaaatggtaaacattctgggtaaagtttgatccacaaacttactgcattcgctggaacaaatccgtacggttggatctaaccagcggccatagaaaacttcctatgccatgcgatgtagagactcagaccttaaacagTCCTTGGTCTGTTTCCCCCCCCAATCGTTGCTAAAACCTTTTcaagtaacctgtgtcaccgtggatatttataaagCATCCAAGGcagttaaaatgtgcaaaaaatgtttttctcctgaataCTCCACCACTATATTATACCGGgaaggaagcgggtagctgtaaacttgcataaactacatggatgaaatcctatgagtaatgccctagtatacactcctaccttcccactgtaataggatacttaatcattatcccatggaaatctgcaatgaagtattaTACGTTGCAAAATCACAAAGACatttcacaagtagtgatttctgaaataccataaattctccaatttatgtgctgggggggggatgacttctatgactgatcactaaaatagtctacataactgaaatccaaacatctgccacaattcgtttaaattatatgtggaatattatgaaCTAAAGAAGGTAAACAGACGcatcaataaatatgacttcctagTCGAGTAGCTACGGATCgggttcgatgcaaagtaagcactttgggcttttcATAATTTGAtgtcggttttgtttttccacacagagcactcgggtcctccttttcatcttcaaatgtattcaagtttctctggtcggaaagctaatagagagattcagtgcctcgtcagaaatagatatatttccaaTGAGCtaattccctggtcaattgtaactgTGTTCCCTTTACGTAGATGTATGCTAGCCTCAAATTACTACaagtgaccattgttggtgacccattaattttactcgcatttccttacgttccatactatgcaatgatgcacttcttgtagttggaatctcacttacacaatatccgattctaatactttgtgggcaacacattgatgtattctcttcaaatgttccccgtacctctcgcttatttaaataaacaggttgttgtgggttaataatgataaaaacacaaattgtctacaccgcttggtggctttaaaccttccgatataatacaaacatgagggttggatgtgaacggacaaaaaaaacacgtctggagaagcagaccgcatggaaaccggtaccctcgtcaGAAGAgctgcttgcacgccagcatcttagatctgggcctgtgttcaaaatcactgttacttaaaacgactgattacagcggccgcaatGACGGAAGGAgtgtaagtaagaccattccgataccttattatacattttttttaataacacaccctttttttttttttttttttttacttcaacttgatggcaacTAATACATTACCCatagaaactcatacaccttatttgtcaaaatacaacccatgaagtggcatgaaaGTGGAGGTATGTATTGGCTACTtggatactgttctgctggccTAAATCTCTTCTCGCTGGGCTCATCACCCGGGGTGTATTATCACGTCACTGTATCCTGCATCAGTTATCCAAGAAGAGAATGCCAGGGGCCGCtgtatacaggtctgcgcttggggaagccttccctatccatcaggttagtgacaattgacgtgccaggaccgtcatgattttaaacgggtgcagaaagcgatctacgttcgctttctgcacccaaacgttgttgctgtgatgcctcgacctcgacctcgaggcattcagcaacgccacgatcggcactaggggccatgtctggcccctccccggggcatcaacgtccgccataacagaaat is a genomic window of Spea bombifrons isolate aSpeBom1 chromosome 6, aSpeBom1.2.pri, whole genome shotgun sequence containing:
- the LOC128500673 gene encoding ATP-binding cassette sub-family D member 3-like, whose translation is MPAAVEGKKKNTLGSLQLHKPARFNHPLIAIQNKTARSWSAIISRSRNDFKRGLFNFIAAMPAIGNLDNRIANAHQLLTQDVERFCNSVVNQYSNLSKLFLDIVLYIVKLTNAQAI